The following proteins come from a genomic window of Pseudomonas hygromyciniae:
- a CDS encoding peptidylprolyl isomerase, which yields MKAQARHILVKTSEEAEQLKQRIAKGEAFDVLAKKFSTCPSGKRGGDLGEVRPGQMVGVIDAVIFKKPLRVVHGPIKSKFGYHLVQVFYRD from the coding sequence ATGAAAGCCCAAGCCCGCCATATCCTGGTCAAGACCAGCGAGGAAGCCGAACAGCTCAAGCAGCGTATTGCCAAGGGCGAAGCCTTTGATGTGCTGGCCAAGAAATTCTCCACCTGCCCGTCCGGCAAGCGCGGCGGCGACCTCGGGGAAGTGCGCCCGGGGCAAATGGTTGGAGTGATCGATGCGGTGATTTTCAAGAAACCCCTGCGGGTGGTGCACGGGCCGATCAAGAGCAAGTTTGGTTATCACCTGGTGCAGGTGTTCTACCGCGATTGA